From Schistosoma mansoni, WGS project CABG00000000 data, supercontig 0113, strain Puerto Rico, whole genome shotgun sequence:
aaaggacaaaagtcctcttgtgacaatcacagaggaatcagtttgactaatatagtgtctaaaatattagcttcaataatacttcgacgcctaactaaagctcgtgaagagcagactagagaaaaccaggctggttttcgacctggacgtggttgtatagaccagatattcactttacatcaggtcctagaacatagacacacattcagataccccacaatagtagtatttctcgaccttaaggcggcatttgactcagtTAATcatgaggttctatggcagtgctTGTGATTAAAAgtagtaccaaagaagtacatcaaccttataaaggctctctactcgaacacaactggtgttcgtcagggctgtccactttcTCTATTCTTGTTTAAATTAATCGTAGATgtgcttttagaaataaaacCTTCCTCACTCAAGTTTAGAGGGGTTgaacttgttgacttagaatacgccgatgacagttctatttggtgaagacgctgacaaaatatagagtcttctgaccaccataagcaacaatgcaggcatgttcgggtgAGATTCTCCCcttcgaaatgcaaaatgttacttcaggattgggttgcatcgacacctgaactaatgatagggagtgaagtagttgagcgtgttgaaagcttcacttatcttaggagtctcatcagcccttgtagtctggtgtgtgacaaaatctcagcacggatacagaaggctcgtctagccttcgccaacttgcgtcatttatggtgtaggcgagatatccgtctagcactcaaaggacgggtttactgtgcagcagttcgttccgtcctacttcatgacagtgaaacatggccgacaAGAGTAGatgatattcgtaggctactagtattcgatcacagatgtcttcgaaacattgctcgtatatcctgggaccaccgagtaagtaatgcagttgttaggaaacgggtactagataaggatggcaaatcgattgatgaagtactgaaacttcatcagttgagatggctgggacacgtgttacgtatgcccaaccaccggctacccagacgtgcaatgttccatggtgtgggagtaggttggaagaaagctaggggcggtcagaccaaaacgtggcacatccatgaagtcactgacaattggactgagccatgttggtaggtgtagactacctggttgggattcgcgagatgatagcaaccgatggttagaaaccttgagtgacatgactcaaaatcgtttgcaatggcgaaggtgcatccactctttgtgttctcccaagttctaatcttctaaattcttcatgtccctatcctttttcattttccaaatttatttcactggattatactccttgaatatcatcttcaaaccctaatctttccgattactgcttacactcttactacttctaccactatgggatttgaatcgacaacttcatctctgtgctaattcggtatggcaactcgaactgatgtacgtacgtacgaagttctacgttgtgactgactaactatGATAATCAAATAAAGTACTAGTCTCACCACTACCTACTTTTTCCGTAAAGGCAGTATACATTAGTCTCATTTCAAGATTCTTTACGTTCTTTATAATCTGTTTTACACCATTTTAGCAGTTTCAATTTACGTGACAATCCGTACTTGTATATTTTTccgtgtttttattttttttctgagCCTTAAAGTTGACtcctaacaaacaaacaaataaaacgaTGCATTCAGAAATTACAAGCCGGCACCCTCAATGTAGGTTTCTTGAGTGTCCTTATATTATTGGGTGAAAAAGTATTAAAATTTCGTGACTACATTATTCAAAGTTTAGTGTCTAAACCAATACATCACAATACTTCCGGTTCATCTACTCTATCATTGTCGATTTCGGTGTTTTTCTAATTTGGTAGTTTGGAAATCATGTCAATTAAAATGTCTGagatatatttgtttgttttttctacttatgtctttttaataatttttccaaTGGTTTAGTGCCTCTGAGGGTTAGCAACTTTCAAAATGGGCAAACTATTTTCCAAACTCTTCGGAAGTAAAGAAATGCGTATTCTTATGCTGGGTCTTGATGCTGCTGGGAAAACAAGTAATTTACAATATAGGTACAGTCATTTACTGATTTGCAGCTATCCTTTACCGATTAAAACTTGGATCAAGCGTTAGTACCATCCCAACTGTTGGTTTTAACGTTGAAACTGTAACTTACAAAAATGTAAGATTTAATGTTTGGGTATGTCGAATAAAATTATCTTTTTTGAGCATATTTATAATTCCTTATAGGATGTTGGAGGTCAAGAAAAAATCAGACCATTATGGCGTCATTATTTCACTGGAAGTCAAGGTCTTATATTTGTTGTTGATAGTTCAGATCGAGACAGAATAGAAGAAGCTAGACAAGAATTGCATCGGATAGCTACTGATCGTGAAATGCAAGGTGCTGTCATCTTAGTATTTGCGAACAAACAAGACCTTCCCAATGGTATGTTTGAACCAGAAAGTGCTAATTTTGAGGAAGAAAATTGTTTGGATTTACATATGAGTTTAGGAATTATTCTAGAGCATACGCTTGaaatgtattcatttattattaattttagaaGTTTTTATAAAATTCTAAAATAcgaaatatgtaaataaatcacCTCCAGACCTTAAATGGCTACTGCCATATAATTACCAAACAAAACACCCAAATGTAGAGCGATCAAATAAGTACTTCAAACTTATAAGAACGGAAATATCGTAGGTcgttattatttgatattttcaGATTAAACTTAAATCGTTACTGTATCGCCACTTATTTTACCATGACTTGAATTTTTCTAGCTTCACCTTTTTCTGAGATTGATAACTTGCTTGGAAATCGTGTGATCATTCTAAAGTGTGCAGTAAATACAATCCTGTTAAGTGAATATATAGTAATATATATGGTTCATCAAACGTTTTAAATGAAAACGCAGGAATGTTTGGCTGGTATTTTATCGTTTCAGAAGATAATGCTCGAAGACTAGTTCATCCATGATTTAAGTGATTAAACTTGTAGACTACTCATTTAGGGAGTTCTTTTTAGTCAGAAGAACTGGTCATTGATTAAAGCTCATTATGGATAGAGTTTGTTCGTTTGGAACGGTTTATCAAATAAGATAATTGTTCATAAAAGGGTGATCATATTACTCAACAATCTGTTCTGTATTACTTCAGGACTATATGATAGACCTTTAGTGACTAAAGACGCTCGTAATAACCCTAACAGATCCATTTTTACTTTTCATCCATTTTCTTCATCATGTATCTTTCTTGTTTATCCCATTATCTCTATTTTCGTCTACCCTCTATCTCCAAACTGTTGCTCAATGTAGTCATTTGAATCTACGGCATTCTATGCAAGGCTATCGTTCTAGACATTCATGGAATACGACCCCTTTAGAAGCTCTCATTATTCATCAGATTTCTATCTTTCCTGTTATTACTGAGTTGTATTCAGTAGCTGAAAATAGCTTGCAGTCTCAGTCGTCTTGTAATAACCAAGAACTCAGGTGGagaagaccaatttattgtttatttcaaaattacagaatgctTTCGAAAAATATGAAAGCCAagcattaaacatattattttcGCATCTTCCTTCACTTATCCTTTACGTGCTTTATGGTTCTTCCAATTCCGTTGTTATTAAAGTTGCTCTCTATTTTcttttctgttctcttcaaccTAATCTTCTAAATCTTCTACtcccaggcattccacttctgatttgtgttgcatactacttatatctgttaacaCAAGTAGGGTACACCACAATCTCACGGTTACCTCCAAAAGTCTGATATAGTTTATTGCAATGTCGTTTCACTTTACCTAGTGATCATATCCATATATCCAATCAATACTTAAAAACTTTGTAAACATTTTTCAACTGTTCATCTTACATAATTTGGTTCTGTGAAAGGATAGTTGACAATTAAAGTCTCTCAAAATAACAAACATTTCTGGTCTACAGTAAATCCAAGTTATAAATCCTTACATTTGCAAATGTTGGAATCGAGAGTGTTGTTTCCAAACATTATAATAAGTTCCCTCGCAGGTTAATTCAGCCGAATTGGTTGAGTAAAAGTGAACGGGAATTTTTCggaaataataatcaacatctGTATCACAATTCAAATAAGTCATATCGGCTCTCATATGCTTACGAACTAGTGCTAAATCCTTGCCAACTCACATAGTATTAACAGATTCCAGAACGGATTCTTATTCACACAGTACTATCGTTCTGTTGATATTCGTATAAATATATCCTAAAATAGTCGTCAATAAACACGAAACCTTTTTCAGAAATATCATATTAATCACCTTTAACTGTCTACTTCTATGCATAATAGAATCGTTTTATTTAAACTTCAATCAGCGTTAATAACTAAAACTTGACTTCAATCCatcaacttatatatatatatatatatatatatatatattggcttGTACTTGAAATTAGCTTACTTAAGAGAATCATActgttaaaatatttataaaaatatactTCATGTTATGCTGTCCAACATGGTTGacacatatatttattatgGCACACACTTTGCTACGTAAAATTGTATCATAAAAACAAAAGCTAGTTCCAACTGATTTGTTACTAGTTATCTTATAACAATTTTACTTGACTTGTTTTACAATTACTATTGTATAAGTTCAATGTTCTCGCGAACTGTTCTAAAcgttcaaatttatttatttatttatttaaacatataaatattgatacaagagggcaccagatatatatgcgccacacaaatctcatttgatttgtgtgggggttgtgatactgctcaggtgcccaaactgaagcaagtggttttcttagagagccacatccgtagcctttgacctaaaggtctgatccactaggcagtggagcatcgtagggagatgcagtctcatggtaaccggtgaccaacggttgattcatatgtcatttgttccctcaggatactggagcccatgtgcaccattggtttggaatcagggttttccaactcccctagatggactttctgtgtccaccaacccggttaaagtgccggacattcgcttatcgtcctctcaatttcgtaaacaacagtaatgccacgagaaggtagtgagta
This genomic window contains:
- a CDS encoding ADP-ribosylation factor family → MGKLFSKLFGSKEMRILMLGLDAAGKTTILYRLKLGSSVSTIPTVGFNVETVTYKNVRFNVWDVGGQEKIRPLWRHYFTGSQGLIFVVDSSDRDRIEEARQELHRIATDREMQGAVILVFANKQDLPNVMKPNEIQERLMLARLHGHIWYVQPSVAIKGEGLYEGLTWLNANYNSR